A single Chloroflexota bacterium DNA region contains:
- a CDS encoding IS110 family transposase translates to MSIVYYGGLDVHQESIVAFLFSPETGECFEDEVPNDRKHLERAAKRWRKRGELRLCYEASSAGFVVKRWLDELGIPCEVVAPAFIPKGPGDRIKTDRRDARRLALLYQSGMLRPVRVPDEREEMARSVVRHREDLTRDMTRTKNRILKFLGLLGLRYTQGRNWTEKHRKWLRSLNLEPLQAMVVESHLRVLEQLEAERREVDQKIAEIAETPFYREKVQRLMCLRGIALHTAMVLITEIGDAHRFRGSPELMSYLGLVPQEYSSGERRRSGKITKVGNSHARWVLCEAAWNQARPLGRSDRLAKQHATNRRRWLRSPRRQSGGCITNSGKSRCAKTGTRQR, encoded by the coding sequence ATGAGCATTGTATACTATGGCGGTCTGGATGTCCATCAGGAGAGTATCGTGGCGTTTCTCTTCTCACCCGAGACCGGGGAATGTTTTGAGGATGAAGTGCCCAATGACCGCAAGCATCTGGAGCGTGCTGCGAAACGGTGGCGCAAGCGGGGGGAGTTGCGCCTCTGCTATGAAGCCAGCAGCGCGGGGTTTGTCGTCAAGCGGTGGCTAGATGAACTGGGCATTCCTTGCGAGGTGGTCGCACCGGCATTCATCCCGAAGGGGCCTGGAGACCGCATCAAGACCGACCGTCGGGATGCGCGCAGGCTGGCCCTATTGTACCAATCCGGGATGTTACGTCCTGTGCGCGTTCCTGATGAGAGGGAAGAGATGGCGAGGTCCGTGGTGCGCCATCGGGAGGATCTCACACGCGACATGACGCGGACGAAGAACCGCATCCTGAAGTTTCTGGGGTTGTTAGGGCTTCGGTACACCCAGGGGCGGAACTGGACGGAGAAGCACCGCAAGTGGCTGCGTTCCTTGAACCTGGAGCCTCTTCAGGCGATGGTGGTGGAGAGCCATCTGCGCGTTCTGGAGCAGTTGGAGGCGGAGCGAAGGGAGGTAGACCAGAAGATTGCGGAGATTGCGGAAACTCCTTTTTACCGAGAGAAGGTGCAGCGGTTGATGTGCTTGCGCGGGATTGCGTTGCACACCGCCATGGTGTTGATTACGGAGATCGGGGATGCCCACCGGTTCCGAGGATCGCCTGAGTTGATGAGTTATCTTGGGCTGGTGCCCCAAGAGTATAGTTCGGGGGAACGTCGGCGGAGCGGGAAGATCACGAAGGTGGGGAACAGCCACGCGCGGTGGGTTCTGTGCGAGGCGGCCTGGAATCAGGCGCGTCCCCTTGGGAGGAGTGATCGGTTGGCGAAACAGCACGCAACCAACCGCCGGAGGTGGTTGCGATCTCCCAGAAGGCAGAGCGGCGGCTGCATCACAAATTCTGGAAAGTCGCGGTGCGCAAAGACCGGAACACGGCAGCGATAG